In Burkholderia sp. GAS332, one DNA window encodes the following:
- a CDS encoding methylated-DNA-[protein]-cysteine S-methyltransferase, whose product MFNAVIDAPFGKVGIRLEGEAVREIVYLPESIQSVAPDTRLAKQAVEQIERYFERASAKFELPLAAVGTAYQRRVWQAISDIPPGVVLTYGQLAKQLGSVPRAVGQACGSNYFPIVIPCHRVVSSSGIGGFAHHAGDGFFRNVKRWLLAHEGIPYA is encoded by the coding sequence ATGTTCAACGCAGTGATCGATGCACCGTTCGGCAAGGTCGGCATTCGCCTCGAAGGCGAGGCCGTGCGCGAAATCGTCTATCTGCCGGAGTCGATCCAGAGCGTCGCGCCGGACACGCGCCTGGCCAAGCAGGCCGTCGAGCAGATCGAGCGTTATTTCGAGCGCGCGTCCGCGAAGTTCGAATTGCCGCTGGCAGCGGTCGGCACCGCGTATCAGCGGCGCGTCTGGCAAGCGATCAGCGACATCCCGCCGGGGGTCGTCCTCACCTATGGGCAACTGGCAAAACAGTTAGGTAGCGTCCCGCGTGCAGTCGGCCAGGCGTGCGGCTCCAACTACTTCCCGATCGTGATTCCGTGTCATCGGGTGGTCAGTTCGAGCGGCATCGGCGGATTCGCGCATCACGCCGGAGATGGTTTCTTTCGCAACGTCAAGCGCTGGCTTCTGGCGCATGAAGGCATTCCCTACGCATGA
- a CDS encoding acyl-phosphate glycerol-3-phosphate acyltransferase, whose product MQNLIVAVVAYLIGSVSFAVIVSAAMGLEDPRSYGSGNPGATNVLRSGSKKAAILTLIGDAFKGWLPVWFAVHFGARFGLDDTSVAIASVAVFLGHLYPIFFRFKGGKGVATAAGVLIAINPILGIATLLTWLIVAFFTRYSSLAALAAAVFAPIFDGFLFGPHIIALAIVVMSSLLVWRHRGNIAKLMRGQESRIGDKKKTDAAAGAAGGNEP is encoded by the coding sequence ATGCAAAACCTGATCGTTGCTGTCGTTGCCTACCTGATCGGCTCGGTGTCGTTTGCCGTGATCGTGAGCGCCGCGATGGGGCTGGAGGACCCGCGCTCGTACGGCTCGGGCAACCCGGGTGCCACCAACGTGTTGCGGAGCGGCAGCAAGAAGGCCGCAATACTCACCCTGATCGGCGACGCCTTCAAAGGGTGGCTGCCGGTGTGGTTCGCGGTGCACTTCGGCGCGCGATTCGGCCTTGACGATACGTCGGTTGCGATTGCGTCCGTGGCCGTGTTTCTCGGCCATCTGTATCCGATCTTTTTCCGCTTCAAGGGCGGCAAGGGCGTGGCGACCGCGGCGGGCGTGCTGATCGCGATCAACCCGATCCTCGGCATTGCCACCTTGCTGACGTGGCTGATCGTGGCCTTCTTCACGCGTTATTCGTCGCTGGCGGCATTGGCCGCGGCGGTGTTCGCCCCGATCTTCGACGGCTTTCTGTTCGGGCCGCACATCATCGCGCTGGCGATCGTGGTGATGAGCTCGCTGCTGGTCTGGCGTCATCGCGGCAACATTGCCAAGCTGATGCGCGGCCAGGAAAGCCGCATCGGCGACAAGAAGAAAACCGATGCAGCCGCCGGCGCGGCGGGCGGTAACGAACCTTGA
- a CDS encoding ornithine carbamoyltransferase → MTAKKIRHYLQFKDFSLEDYEYVLERARILKRKFKNYETYHPLHDRTLAMIFEKNSTRTRLSFEAGIFQLGGHAVFMSTRDTQLGRGEPIEDAAQVISRMVDIIMIRTFGQDILQRFAENSRVPVINGLTNEYHPCQVLADIFTYFEHRGPIRDKTVAWVGDANNMLYTWIEAAQILGFKLRLSTPPGYKLDPAMVAAESAPFYQEFDNPNEACAGADLVTTDVWTSMGFEAENEARKKAFADWCVDADMMACANSDALFMHCLPAHRGEEVSAEVIDGPQSVVWDEAENRLHVQKALMEYLLLGKLNH, encoded by the coding sequence ATGACCGCCAAGAAAATTCGCCACTACCTGCAGTTCAAGGACTTCTCGCTGGAAGACTACGAGTACGTGCTGGAACGCGCGCGCATTCTGAAACGCAAATTCAAGAACTACGAGACCTACCACCCGCTGCACGACCGCACGCTGGCGATGATCTTCGAGAAAAACTCGACGCGTACGCGCCTGTCGTTCGAAGCCGGCATCTTCCAGTTGGGCGGCCACGCCGTCTTCATGAGCACGCGCGACACGCAGCTCGGCCGCGGCGAACCGATCGAAGACGCAGCGCAAGTGATCTCGCGCATGGTCGACATCATCATGATCCGCACGTTCGGCCAGGACATCCTGCAGCGCTTCGCCGAGAATTCGCGCGTGCCGGTGATCAACGGGCTGACCAACGAATATCACCCGTGCCAGGTGCTGGCGGACATCTTCACGTACTTCGAGCATCGCGGCCCGATTCGCGACAAGACGGTCGCGTGGGTCGGTGACGCGAACAACATGCTGTACACGTGGATCGAAGCCGCCCAGATTCTCGGCTTCAAGCTGCGCCTGTCCACGCCGCCAGGCTACAAGCTCGACCCCGCCATGGTCGCGGCGGAAAGCGCACCGTTCTATCAGGAATTCGACAATCCGAACGAAGCCTGCGCGGGCGCCGATCTGGTCACCACGGACGTGTGGACCAGCATGGGCTTCGAAGCGGAAAACGAAGCACGCAAGAAAGCCTTTGCAGACTGGTGCGTGGACGCTGACATGATGGCCTGTGCCAATTCTGATGCCCTGTTCATGCACTGCCTGCCCGCCCACCGTGGCGAGGAAGTCAGTGCGGAAGTGATCGACGGCCCGCAAAGCGTCGTGTGGGACGAAGCGGAAAATCGTCTGCACGTGCAAAAGGCGTTGATGGAATATCTGCTGCTCGGCAAGCTCAATCACTGA
- a CDS encoding tRNA threonylcarbamoyladenosine biosynthesis protein TsaE, with protein sequence MPVNPDLAIQPPADVLLERSFALADEGATHAFGERFARAIESVRELQQNPQQKTQQRAPGAADDRAFHGLQVQLVGDLGAGKTTLVRATLRGLGHTGRVRSPTYTLVEPYVLERPAGELALYHFDLYRFTDPAEWADAGFREYFDSGAICLVEWPQRAGRLLGVPDLVFSLDLDSGSDGRVLVARAYSESGKACLERC encoded by the coding sequence ATGCCCGTCAATCCCGATCTCGCGATCCAACCACCCGCCGATGTCCTGCTCGAACGCTCCTTCGCGCTCGCGGACGAGGGCGCCACCCACGCATTCGGCGAGCGCTTCGCCCGGGCGATCGAAAGCGTGCGCGAGTTGCAGCAAAACCCGCAGCAAAAAACGCAACAACGCGCGCCGGGCGCTGCGGATGATCGGGCATTCCACGGACTGCAAGTACAACTCGTCGGCGACCTCGGTGCCGGCAAAACCACGCTCGTGCGCGCGACCTTGCGTGGCCTCGGCCACACCGGCCGCGTACGCAGTCCCACTTACACACTCGTCGAACCCTACGTGCTCGAGCGGCCCGCTGGGGAACTCGCGCTCTATCATTTCGATCTGTACAGATTCACCGATCCGGCCGAATGGGCCGACGCGGGCTTTCGCGAGTACTTCGACAGCGGCGCAATCTGCCTCGTCGAATGGCCGCAGCGCGCCGGGCGGCTCCTCGGCGTGCCGGATCTTGTCTTCTCGCTCGACCTGGACAGCGGGAGCGACGGCCGGGTACTCGTCGCACGGGCATATAGCGAATCAGGAAAGGCATGTCTCGAAAGATGTTGA
- a CDS encoding UDP-N-acetylmuramate dehydrogenase, whose product MSQSDSATFIAGYPLKAHNTFGFDVHAQLACRIEREAQLMTAVRDPRAAGLPRLVLGGGSNVVLTGDFAGLVLLVALQGRRIVREDDDAWYVEAAAGEPWHDFVAWTLSQGLPGLENLALIPGTVGAAPIQNIGAYGLEMGERFASLRAVELETGAVIELDAGACRFGYRDSFFKREGRDRFVITSVTFRLPKVWQPRAGYADLARELAASGHADAPPSAQAIFDAVVAVRRAKLPDPLRLGNAGSFFKNPVVDATQFNALKVKEPEVVSYLQPDGRVKLAAAWLIDRCGWKGRAMGAAAVHERQALVLVNRGGASGAEVLALAKAVQRDVLARFGVELEAEPVCL is encoded by the coding sequence ATGTCCCAATCCGACTCCGCCACGTTCATTGCCGGCTATCCGCTCAAGGCGCATAACACCTTCGGTTTCGATGTTCACGCGCAGTTAGCGTGCCGGATCGAGCGCGAGGCGCAACTGATGACTGCGGTGCGCGATCCGCGTGCCGCCGGCTTGCCGCGGCTGGTGCTTGGCGGCGGCAGCAATGTCGTGCTGACGGGCGACTTCGCCGGACTGGTGCTGCTGGTGGCGCTGCAGGGCCGCCGCATCGTGCGCGAGGACGATGACGCATGGTACGTCGAGGCGGCAGCCGGCGAGCCGTGGCATGACTTTGTCGCATGGACTTTGTCGCAAGGGCTGCCTGGGCTTGAGAACCTCGCGCTGATTCCGGGCACGGTGGGCGCGGCGCCGATTCAGAACATCGGCGCTTATGGGCTGGAGATGGGCGAGCGGTTTGCGTCGCTGCGGGCGGTCGAGCTGGAAACGGGCGCCGTGATTGAACTCGATGCCGGCGCTTGCCGATTCGGCTACCGCGACAGTTTCTTCAAGCGGGAAGGGCGTGACCGTTTTGTGATTACGTCAGTCACTTTCCGTTTGCCGAAGGTTTGGCAGCCGCGGGCTGGGTATGCGGATCTTGCGCGAGAGTTGGCGGCGAGTGGACACGCCGATGCGCCGCCGAGCGCGCAGGCGATTTTCGACGCGGTGGTCGCGGTGCGGCGCGCCAAGCTGCCTGATCCGCTCCGGCTTGGTAACGCGGGGAGTTTCTTCAAGAATCCGGTCGTGGATGCGACGCAGTTCAATGCGCTGAAGGTTAAGGAGCCCGAGGTCGTGTCTTACCTTCAACCGGACGGCCGGGTAAAGCTTGCGGCGGCCTGGTTGATCGACCGATGTGGCTGGAAAGGCCGTGCGATGGGCGCTGCGGCGGTGCACGAGCGGCAGGCGCTGGTGCTGGTGAATCGCGGTGGAGCAAGCGGTGCGGAGGTGTTGGCGCTCGCGAAGGCGGTTCAGCGGGATGTGCTGGCGCGATTTGGGGTGGAGTTGGAGGCCGAGCCGGTTTGCCTGTGA
- a CDS encoding integrase/recombinase XerD, translating to MSDTVTDDAPIASPLFVASSASIDAFCDALWLEHGLSRNTLDAYRRDLRLFCEWLAHTRNTSLDTASEADLNAYSAARQKDKSTSANRRLSVFRRYYGWAVREHRTQVDPTVRVRSAKQPPRFPSTLTEAQVEALLGAPDIDTPLGLRDRTMLELMYASGLRVTELVTLKTVEVGLNEGVVRVMGKGSKERLIPFGEEAHGWIERYLREARPALLGARATDALFVTSRAEGMTRQQFWNIIKRHAAAADVRAPLSPHTLRHAFATHLLNHGADLRVVQLLLGHTDISTTQIYTHVARERLKSLHAQHHPRG from the coding sequence ATGAGCGACACCGTGACTGACGACGCGCCCATCGCGTCACCTTTGTTTGTAGCGAGCTCGGCCTCGATCGATGCGTTCTGTGACGCGTTGTGGCTCGAGCACGGCTTGTCGCGCAACACACTCGATGCGTACCGGCGCGATCTGCGGCTGTTCTGCGAATGGCTCGCGCACACCCGCAACACGTCGCTCGATACCGCCAGCGAGGCCGATCTCAACGCCTATAGCGCGGCGCGTCAGAAAGACAAATCCACCTCGGCGAACCGGCGGCTTTCGGTGTTTCGCCGCTACTACGGCTGGGCGGTGCGCGAGCATCGCACGCAGGTCGATCCGACGGTACGCGTGCGTTCCGCGAAGCAACCGCCGCGTTTTCCGTCGACGCTCACCGAAGCGCAAGTCGAGGCGCTGCTCGGTGCGCCGGATATCGACACGCCGCTAGGTCTGCGCGATCGCACTATGCTGGAGTTGATGTACGCGAGCGGTTTGCGCGTCACCGAACTCGTCACGCTGAAGACGGTGGAAGTGGGCCTGAACGAAGGTGTAGTGCGCGTGATGGGCAAGGGCTCGAAAGAGCGCCTGATTCCGTTTGGGGAAGAGGCGCACGGCTGGATCGAACGTTATCTGCGCGAAGCGCGCCCGGCTTTGCTAGGGGCGCGCGCGACGGATGCGCTGTTTGTCACGAGCCGCGCGGAGGGCATGACCCGCCAGCAGTTCTGGAACATCATCAAGCGTCACGCGGCAGCGGCCGACGTGCGCGCGCCGCTCTCGCCGCATACGCTGCGGCATGCGTTCGCCACGCATCTGTTGAACCATGGCGCTGATTTGCGCGTTGTGCAATTGCTACTCGGTCATACGGATATCTCGACCACGCAAATCTATACGCACGTGGCGCGCGAACGGTTGAAGTCGCTGCATGCGCAGCATCATCCGCGGGGGTGA
- a CDS encoding argininosuccinate synthase, protein MSDIKKVVLAYSGGLDTSVILKWLQDNYDAEVITFTADIGQGEELEPARKKALQLGIKQDNIFIEDLREEFVRDYVFPMFRANTIYEGEYLLGTSIARPLIAKRQIEIARATGAQAVSHGATGKGNDQVRFELGYYALEPGIKVIAPWREWDLLSREKLLAYAEKAGIPIEMKHKQGGAPYSMDANLLHISFEGRHLEDPKAEAEADMWRWTVSPEQAPDQAEYLDIEYEHGDPVAINGKRLSAAEMLTELNRLGGKHGIGRLDLVENRYVGMKSRGCYETPGGTIMLKAHRGIESITLDREVAHLKDDLMARYAALIYNGYWWSPERRAIQVLIDHTQEKVNGWVRVKLYKGSVSVVARDSKETLFDKTIATFDDDGGAYNQADAGGFIKLNALRMRIAENARRQRS, encoded by the coding sequence ATGAGCGATATCAAGAAAGTCGTGCTCGCCTATTCGGGCGGCCTCGACACATCCGTCATCCTGAAGTGGTTGCAGGACAACTACGACGCCGAAGTCATCACGTTTACGGCCGACATCGGCCAGGGCGAAGAGCTGGAACCGGCGCGCAAGAAAGCCCTGCAACTCGGCATCAAGCAGGACAACATCTTCATCGAAGACCTGCGCGAAGAATTCGTGCGCGACTACGTGTTCCCGATGTTCCGCGCCAACACGATCTATGAAGGCGAGTACCTGCTGGGTACGTCGATCGCGCGTCCGCTGATCGCCAAGCGTCAGATCGAAATCGCCCGCGCTACCGGCGCGCAAGCGGTTTCACACGGCGCAACCGGCAAGGGCAACGACCAGGTTCGCTTCGAACTCGGTTACTACGCGCTGGAACCGGGCATCAAGGTGATCGCACCGTGGCGCGAATGGGATCTGCTGTCGCGCGAAAAGCTGCTCGCGTACGCGGAAAAGGCCGGCATTCCGATCGAAATGAAGCACAAGCAAGGTGGCGCGCCGTATTCGATGGACGCGAACCTGCTGCACATCTCGTTCGAAGGCCGTCACCTGGAAGACCCGAAGGCTGAGGCCGAAGCCGATATGTGGCGTTGGACGGTGTCGCCGGAACAGGCGCCCGACCAGGCTGAGTACCTCGACATCGAATACGAACACGGCGACCCGGTCGCGATCAACGGCAAGCGTCTGTCGGCAGCGGAAATGCTGACCGAACTGAACCGTTTGGGCGGCAAGCACGGTATCGGCCGTCTGGATCTGGTTGAAAACCGTTACGTCGGCATGAAGTCGCGCGGCTGCTATGAAACGCCGGGCGGCACGATCATGCTGAAGGCGCACCGCGGCATCGAGTCGATTACGCTCGACCGCGAAGTGGCCCACCTGAAAGACGATCTGATGGCCCGCTACGCCGCGCTGATTTACAACGGCTACTGGTGGAGCCCGGAGCGCCGCGCAATCCAGGTGCTGATCGACCACACGCAAGAGAAGGTCAACGGCTGGGTGCGTGTGAAGCTGTACAAGGGCAGCGTCTCGGTTGTCGCGCGCGATTCGAAGGAAACGCTGTTCGATAAGACGATCGCCACGTTCGACGACGACGGCGGTGCGTACAACCAGGCCGACGCTGGCGGGTTCATCAAGCTGAACGCACTGCGTATGCGGATTGCTGAAAACGCGCGTCGTCAGCGGAGCTGA
- a CDS encoding Cys-tRNA(Pro) deacylase: MSKSRHVSETPATQLLRRHGVTFGEHPYDYVEHGGTEESARQLGVDEHHVVKTLVMEDEHTKPLIVLMHGDRTVSTKNLARQIGVKRVEPCKPEVANRHSGYLIGGTSPFGTRKQMPVYVESSILEMDKIWLNGGRRGFLVSIEPKILTDLLAAKPVQCASVD, from the coding sequence ATGAGCAAATCCAGACACGTCTCCGAAACGCCCGCGACGCAGCTTCTGCGCCGTCATGGCGTCACTTTCGGCGAACATCCTTACGATTACGTCGAGCACGGCGGCACCGAGGAATCAGCGCGCCAGCTCGGCGTGGACGAACATCATGTCGTCAAGACGCTCGTGATGGAAGACGAGCACACCAAGCCGCTGATCGTGCTGATGCACGGCGACCGTACCGTCAGTACCAAGAATCTGGCGCGGCAGATCGGCGTGAAGCGGGTCGAGCCGTGCAAGCCGGAGGTGGCGAATCGGCATTCGGGCTATCTGATCGGCGGTACGTCGCCGTTCGGTACGCGCAAACAGATGCCGGTGTACGTCGAGTCGAGCATCCTCGAGATGGACAAAATCTGGCTGAACGGCGGCCGGCGCGGTTTTCTGGTCAGCATCGAGCCCAAGATATTGACCGACTTGCTGGCGGCGAAGCCGGTTCAGTGCGCGAGCGTCGATTGA
- a CDS encoding Acyl-CoA synthetase (AMP-forming)/AMP-acid ligase II, whose protein sequence is MSLDSSTRSPIDIPALLAALPARIADIPTLAAARDPQHVALIEDARRLTNAQLLEAVNATAGLLREWGVRGGDRVMIVAENSIVQIVLLFATAKLDAWALVSNARLSAAELDAIRAHAQPRVVAYAVESSVDAQQHALRLKAVTAPAIAPDIGAWSYTIDTTAKAEPVEAANHRQCAALIYTTGTTGAPKGVMLSHRNLLFIAAVSSRLRKVGPNDVVYAVLPISHVYGFASVCLGSLHAGATLRLAPRFAPEAVRRALAEERVSIFQGVPAMHAKLLEHLQTHGHTWSAPHLRFAYSGGSPLDAALKAHVESVYGLPLHNGYGMTESSPTVSHTMLDAPRSDCSVGEVIPGVEVRFVGLDGADVAPGEIGELWVRGPNVMLGYYRSPEQTRAAVTEDGWLKTGDLARQDADGALHIVGRSKELIIRSGFNVYPAEVEHVLNAHPQVVQSAVIGRAVEGNEEVVAFVELIAGAKVSPAELIAWCGERLAPYKRPAEVKVLAALPAASTGKILKHRLREFM, encoded by the coding sequence TTGAGCCTCGATTCATCCACCCGTTCCCCGATCGACATCCCCGCGCTGCTAGCCGCCCTGCCCGCGCGTATTGCCGACATTCCGACGCTCGCGGCCGCGCGCGATCCGCAGCACGTCGCCTTGATCGAGGATGCGCGCCGCCTCACCAACGCGCAACTTCTGGAAGCCGTCAATGCCACCGCCGGGCTGCTGCGCGAATGGGGCGTGCGCGGCGGCGATCGCGTGATGATCGTGGCCGAGAACAGCATCGTCCAGATCGTGCTGCTGTTCGCCACCGCGAAGCTCGACGCGTGGGCGCTGGTATCGAATGCCCGCCTGTCCGCCGCCGAACTCGACGCGATCCGTGCGCACGCGCAGCCTCGCGTGGTCGCGTACGCGGTCGAAAGCTCCGTGGACGCCCAACAGCATGCGCTGCGGCTTAAAGCCGTCACAGCGCCTGCTATCGCGCCGGATATCGGCGCGTGGTCGTACACGATCGACACCACCGCAAAAGCCGAACCGGTCGAAGCCGCTAATCACCGCCAATGCGCCGCGCTGATCTACACCACGGGAACCACTGGCGCGCCGAAAGGCGTGATGCTGTCGCACCGCAATCTGCTCTTCATCGCGGCCGTGTCGAGCCGCTTGCGCAAAGTCGGTCCGAACGATGTCGTGTATGCCGTACTACCGATCTCGCACGTGTACGGCTTTGCCTCCGTTTGCCTCGGCAGCCTGCATGCCGGCGCGACGTTGCGCCTCGCGCCGCGGTTCGCGCCGGAAGCGGTGCGCCGTGCGCTCGCCGAAGAGCGCGTGTCGATCTTCCAGGGCGTTCCCGCCATGCACGCGAAACTGCTCGAGCATCTGCAAACGCACGGCCACACGTGGTCCGCGCCGCACCTGCGCTTTGCCTATTCAGGCGGCTCGCCACTCGACGCCGCGTTAAAGGCGCACGTCGAAAGCGTCTACGGCCTCCCGCTGCACAACGGCTACGGCATGACCGAGAGCAGCCCGACCGTCTCCCACACCATGCTCGATGCGCCGCGCAGCGATTGCTCGGTCGGCGAGGTCATTCCTGGCGTTGAAGTGCGGTTCGTCGGACTCGACGGCGCGGATGTCGCGCCGGGCGAAATCGGCGAACTGTGGGTGCGTGGTCCGAACGTGATGCTGGGTTACTACCGCAGCCCGGAGCAGACCCGCGCCGCCGTGACCGAAGACGGCTGGCTCAAGACCGGTGATCTCGCGCGGCAGGATGCGGACGGTGCGTTGCATATCGTCGGGCGCAGCAAGGAGTTGATCATTCGCTCGGGCTTCAACGTGTATCCGGCGGAAGTCGAGCATGTATTGAACGCGCATCCGCAGGTGGTGCAATCGGCGGTAATCGGGCGCGCCGTGGAGGGTAACGAGGAAGTAGTCGCGTTCGTCGAATTGATCGCGGGCGCGAAGGTGTCGCCGGCTGAACTGATCGCGTGGTGTGGCGAGCGTCTCGCGCCTTACAAGCGCCCTGCTGAAGTGAAGGTGCTCGCTGCGCTGCCGGCTGCGTCGACGGGCAAGATTCTCAAGCACCGGTTGCGCGAGTTCATGTAA
- a CDS encoding SSU ribosomal protein S20P has product MANTAQARKRARQAAKANSHNSALRSKFRTAIKAVRKAIEAGDKAKAVEIFQASSKTIDIIADKKIVHKNKAARNKSRLAAALKGLQAPAAQ; this is encoded by the coding sequence ATGGCTAACACCGCACAAGCACGCAAGCGCGCCCGCCAGGCCGCCAAGGCTAACTCGCACAACTCGGCACTGCGCTCGAAGTTCCGCACGGCTATCAAGGCTGTCCGCAAGGCAATCGAAGCCGGCGACAAGGCTAAGGCCGTCGAGATCTTCCAGGCATCGTCGAAGACCATCGACATCATCGCCGACAAAAAAATCGTTCACAAGAACAAGGCAGCTCGCAACAAGAGCCGTCTCGCTGCAGCCCTCAAGGGTCTGCAAGCGCCCGCAGCGCAGTAA
- a CDS encoding epoxyqueuosine reductase, protein MNRSPESPVSCTPASNDDARAERHFDEAALNALALNIKTWGRELGFGAIGISDTDLSAAEAPLAAWLDAGCHGEMDYMAKHGMKRARPAELVAGTRRVITARIAYLPAQTLSGKAHESALQDTPLAPQDWRAAEHARLADPSAAVVSIYARGRDYHKVMRNRLQHLAEKIEAEIGAFGYRVFTDSAPVLEVELAQKAGIGWRGKHTLLLQRDAGSLFFLGEIYVDVPLPTDAETSPDDAPETPGSHCGSCTRCIGACPTGAIVAPYKVDARLCISYLTIELKGNIPLEMRPLIGNRVYGCDDCQLVCPWNKFAQAAPVADFDVRHGLDRATLVELFAWSADEFDTRMQGSAIRRIGYESWLRNLAVGMGNALRSSSESLSADAREAIVHALKLRADDPSAVVREHVEWALEAA, encoded by the coding sequence ATGAACCGAAGTCCGGAGTCCCCTGTTTCCTGCACGCCTGCGTCTAACGACGATGCGCGTGCCGAGCGTCATTTCGATGAAGCGGCGCTGAACGCGCTCGCGCTCAACATCAAAACGTGGGGCCGTGAACTGGGTTTCGGGGCGATCGGTATCAGCGACACCGATCTCTCCGCTGCCGAAGCGCCGCTTGCAGCATGGCTGGACGCGGGTTGCCACGGCGAGATGGATTATATGGCGAAACACGGTATGAAACGCGCGCGTCCCGCCGAGCTTGTGGCCGGCACGCGACGTGTGATTACCGCGCGAATCGCCTATTTGCCCGCACAGACATTGAGCGGAAAGGCGCACGAAAGCGCTTTGCAGGACACACCGCTCGCACCGCAAGACTGGCGCGCAGCCGAGCATGCGCGGCTCGCGGACCCGTCGGCGGCGGTGGTGTCGATCTATGCGCGGGGCCGCGATTATCACAAGGTGATGCGTAACCGTCTGCAACATCTTGCCGAGAAAATCGAGGCGGAGATCGGTGCGTTCGGCTACCGCGTATTTACCGATTCGGCGCCGGTGCTCGAAGTAGAACTTGCCCAGAAGGCCGGCATCGGCTGGCGTGGCAAGCACACGTTGCTGCTGCAGCGCGATGCCGGATCGCTGTTTTTTCTCGGCGAAATCTATGTCGACGTGCCGTTGCCCACCGATGCCGAGACTTCGCCCGACGATGCGCCCGAAACGCCGGGCTCGCATTGCGGCAGTTGCACGCGCTGCATCGGCGCATGCCCGACGGGTGCGATCGTGGCACCCTACAAGGTCGACGCGCGCCTCTGTATTTCGTATCTGACGATCGAATTGAAGGGCAATATTCCCCTGGAAATGCGGCCGCTGATCGGCAATCGTGTGTATGGCTGCGACGATTGCCAGCTCGTCTGTCCGTGGAACAAGTTTGCGCAGGCTGCGCCGGTCGCCGATTTCGACGTGCGGCACGGGCTCGATCGCGCGACGCTGGTCGAACTGTTCGCATGGTCCGCCGACGAGTTCGATACGCGGATGCAGGGGAGTGCGATTCGCCGCATCGGCTATGAGAGCTGGCTGCGCAATCTGGCGGTGGGGATGGGTAATGCGCTGCGGAGCTCTTCGGAAAGTTTGAGTGCGGATGCGCGCGAGGCGATTGTTCACGCGCTGAAGTTACGCGCCGACGACCCCTCCGCCGTGGTGCGCGAGCATGTGGAGTGGGCGTTGGAAGCGGCGTAA